The following coding sequences lie in one Arachis hypogaea cultivar Tifrunner chromosome 9, arahy.Tifrunner.gnm2.J5K5, whole genome shotgun sequence genomic window:
- the LOC112711453 gene encoding vacuolar protein sorting-associated protein 60.1, which translates to MKRVFGVKKNKDPPPSIDDANERITKRGDSVDEKIKKLDAELSRYKEQIKKTRPGPAQEAVKARAMRVLKQKRMYEGQRDMLYNQTFNLDQVQFAAEGIKDAQQTMSALKSANKELKGMMKTVKIQDIDNLQDEMMDLMDVSNEIQETLGRSYNVPDDIDEDELMGELDALELDMGNETEADGVPSYLQPDKETDLEAELNLPPAPTGQTTVPAGRSNPQNEDELGLPAVPRASLRG; encoded by the exons aTGAAGAGAGTCTTCGGTGTCAAGAAGAACAAAGACCCCCCTCCTTCTATTGATGATGCCAATGAAAGg ATTACTAAACGTGGAGATTCAGTGGatgaaaaaattaagaaacttGATGCGGAACTTAGTAGATATAAGGAGCAGATCAAGAAAACAAGACCTGGTCCTGCCCAGGAAGCTGTTAAAGCTAGGGCTATGAGAGTTCTTAAGCAAAAGCGAAT GTATGAAGGTCAACGGGACATGCTGTATAATCAGACATTCAATCTTGATCAAGTTCAATTTGCTGCTGAGGGCATTAAAGATGCTCAACAAACT ATGTCAGCTTTGAAGTCTGCCAACAAGGAGTTGAAGGGGATGATGAAAACTGTGAAGATACAAGACATTGAT AACTTGCAAGATGAGATGATGGACCTGATGGATGTTAGTAATGAAATCCAAGAGACTTTGGGTAGAAGCTATAATGTGCCTGACGACATTGACGAGGATGAACTTATGGGTG AACTTGATGCATTGGAATTAGACATGGGAAATGAAACTGAAGCTGATGGTGTCCCCTCCTATCTCCAACCTGATAAAGAAACTGATTTGGAGGCAGAGCTTAACCTACCTCCAGCTCCAACAGGACAAACAACAGTACCAGCTGGCAGATCCAATCCCCAA AATGAAGATGAACTGGGTTTACCTGCCGTCCCCCGGGCATCCTTACGTGGTTAG